One Flagellimonas sp. CMM7 genomic region harbors:
- a CDS encoding multidrug effflux MFS transporter → MQKETQKPNFEFIALMAALMSIVALAIDAILPALSNIGVAINSLDPIDHQLLITMIFLGLGVGQLFFGPLSDSYGRKPMVYLGFTLFVIASIICLFAPSLEIMVLGRILQGIGLSGPRTLAISIIRDTYKGDYMAKVMSFVVAFFILIPVVAPAIGKVILDNFGWKAIFYIQLIFGLIVCFWFWKRQAETLRPEYKIPISSSVFIDGAREFLKYRETIVYTLMSGMVTGAFLVYLSAAQHVFENQYGLKEAFPYIFAGLAISIGLSTLLNGTLVMKFGMRKLSRLALIAFCAIAILYSLLFWNSPNPSIFVLVGFLSAQFFCLGFMWGNYRSIAMEPIGHIAGIGAAINGFVSTLLAIPIATFIGDFVEDSVWPLFAGLAVCGLFSLLTLLMAKKPKKVAAA, encoded by the coding sequence ATGCAAAAAGAAACCCAGAAACCTAATTTTGAGTTTATAGCATTGATGGCTGCATTGATGTCAATCGTAGCACTGGCAATTGATGCTATTTTACCTGCGCTATCAAATATTGGAGTGGCCATAAATAGTCTGGACCCCATAGATCATCAATTGTTGATCACCATGATTTTTTTGGGACTTGGAGTAGGGCAACTGTTCTTTGGGCCATTGTCTGATAGTTATGGCAGAAAGCCAATGGTTTATTTAGGTTTCACCTTATTTGTAATAGCCAGTATCATCTGTTTATTTGCCCCTTCATTAGAAATAATGGTTTTGGGGAGAATTTTACAAGGAATTGGTCTTTCAGGCCCAAGAACGCTCGCCATATCGATTATTAGAGATACCTACAAAGGGGATTATATGGCGAAAGTAATGTCCTTTGTGGTTGCTTTTTTCATTTTAATACCAGTTGTTGCCCCGGCTATAGGTAAAGTCATTCTCGACAATTTTGGATGGAAAGCAATTTTTTACATTCAATTGATTTTTGGACTTATTGTCTGTTTTTGGTTTTGGAAAAGACAAGCAGAAACACTTCGCCCCGAATATAAAATTCCAATTTCCAGTAGTGTGTTCATTGATGGTGCAAGGGAGTTTTTAAAGTATAGGGAGACTATTGTTTATACTTTAATGTCAGGTATGGTTACAGGAGCTTTTTTGGTATATTTAAGTGCGGCACAGCATGTTTTTGAAAATCAATATGGATTGAAAGAAGCGTTTCCGTATATTTTTGCCGGGTTGGCAATCTCCATAGGGCTTTCCACATTATTAAACGGTACGTTGGTAATGAAATTTGGCATGAGGAAGCTATCACGGTTAGCACTTATTGCTTTTTGCGCTATAGCAATTTTGTATTCCCTTCTATTCTGGAATTCACCAAACCCCAGTATTTTTGTTTTGGTCGGTTTTCTTTCGGCACAGTTCTTTTGCTTAGGTTTTATGTGGGGAAATTACCGTTCCATAGCTATGGAACCAATAGGTCATATTGCTGGCATCGGTGCAGCTATTAATGGTTTTGTTTCAACCTTGTTAGCCATACCCATTGCAACATTTATAGGAGATTTTGTTGAAGATAGTGTCTGGCCGCTCTTTGCTGGCTTGGCTGTCTGTGGGCTATTTTCATTGCTTACTTTATTGATGGCTAAAAAGCCAAAAAAAGTTGCGGCAGCCTAG